One Aegilops tauschii subsp. strangulata cultivar AL8/78 chromosome 7, Aet v6.0, whole genome shotgun sequence genomic window carries:
- the LOC109773105 gene encoding late embryogenesis abundant protein 46, which yields MIAFAKICKAHTAGARAATPLDMQAGRSAMEATKEAAANVGASACSGLEKTRATLQGQVDKATAHSSADREAAETRTRERVHGAEEVKRDAMLANAAAKERATAGAYHPSQGAPGIVPGGAPTGGRVEAGVAESRPIGTATGTGRPSAAHNPRVGGGAAPATGTGGQYQ from the coding sequence ATGATAGCATTCGCCAAAATCTGCAAAGCACACACAGCTGGAGCTCGAGCAGCCACTCCACTAGACATGCAGGCCGGGCGGAGCGCCATGGAGGCCACCAAGGAGGCGGCGGCGAACGTGGGCGCCTCGGCGTGCTCCGGCCTGGAGAAGACGCGGGCCACGCTGCAGGGGCAAGTGGACAAGGCCACGGCGCACAGCTCCGCCGACAGGGAGGCGGCCGAGACGAGGACGCGGGAGCGCGTGCACGGCGCCGAGGAGGTCAAGCGGGACGCCATGCTCGCCAACGCCGCCGCCAAGGAGCGGGCCACCGCCGGGGCGTACCACCCGTCGCAGGGCGCGCCCGGGATCGTCCCCGGCGGCGCCCCCACGGGCGGCCGCGTCGAGGCCGGCGTGGCCGAGAGCCGGCCGATCGGGACCGCCACGGGCACCGGGAGGCCCAGCGCCGCACATAACCCGCgcgtcggcggcggcgctgcgCCGGCGACTGGCACCGGCGGGCAGTACCAGTGA